Proteins encoded together in one Coregonus clupeaformis isolate EN_2021a chromosome 30, ASM2061545v1, whole genome shotgun sequence window:
- the LOC121546593 gene encoding basic proline-rich protein-like, whose translation MTIHPHLRLTRSYDHPPHLRLTRSYDHPPHLRLTRSYDHPPHLRLTRSYDHPPHLRLTRSYDHPPHLRLTRSYVAGYPAANQSLPRPEPPQTSPTPDQSLPRPEPPQTSPTPDQSQTSPTPDQSQTSPTPDQFHPRPVPPQTSPRPVPPQTSPTPDQSHPRPVPDQSLPDQFHPQSQTSPTPDQSHPRPVPPQTSPTPDQSQTSSTPDQSLPRPVPPPTSSTPDQSHPRPVPPQTSPRPVPPRPVPPQTSPSPDQSHPRPVPDQSHPRPVPDQSHPRPVPPRPVPPQTSPTPDQFHPRPVPPQTSPRPVPPQTSPTPDQSHPRPVPDQSLPDQFHPRPVPDQSHPRPVPPQTSSTPDQSHPRPVPDQFHPQTSPSPDQSHPRPVPPQTSPTPDQSHPRPVPDQSLPDQFHPRPVPPQTSPSPTSSTPDQSLPRPVPPQTSPRPVPPRPVPPQTSSTPDQSLPRPVPPQTSPRPVPPQTSPSQTSPTPDQPQTSPSPDQSLPDQFHPQTSPSPDQSLPRPVPPQTSPTPDQFHPRPVPPRPVPPQTSPSPTSPTPDQSFPRPSPDQSLPDQSLPRPVPPQTSPSPTSPTPDQSLPDQSHPRPVPPQTSPTPDRVCLPCPPRPVPPQTRATPDQSLPDQSHPRPVPPQTSPSQTSPTPDQSHPRPVPPQTSPTPDQSLPRPVPPQTSPTPDRVCLPCPPRPEPPQTSPRPVPPQTSPTPDQSHPRPCVCV comes from the exons ATGACCATCCACCCTCACCTCAGATTGACCCGCTCCTATGACCATCCCCCCCACCTCAGACTGACCCGCTCCTATGACCATCCACCCCACCTCAGACTGACCCGCTCCTATGACCATCCACCTCACCTCAGATTGACCCGCTCCTATGACCATCCACCCCACCTCAGACTGACCCGCTCCTACGACCATCCCCCCCACCTCAGACTGACCCGCTCCTACGTAGCTGGCTACCCTGCTGCCA ACCAGTCCCTCCCCAGACCAGAGCCACCCCAGACCAGTCCCACCCCAGACCAGTCCCTCCCCAGACCAGAGCCACCCCAGACCAGTCCCACCCCAGACCAGTCCCAGACCAGTCCCACCCCAGACCAGTCCCAGACCAGTCCCACCCCAGACCAGTTCCACCCCAGACCAGTCCCACCCCAGACCAGTCCCAGACCAGTTCCACCCCAGACCAGTCCCACCCCAGACCAGTCCCACCCCAGACCAGTCCCAGACCAGTCCCTCCCCGACCAGTTCCACCCCCAGTCCCAGACCAGTCCCACCCCAGACCAGTCCCACCCCAGACCCGTTCCACCCCAGACCAGTCCCACCCCAGACCAGTCCCAGACCAGTTCCACCCCAGACCAGTCCCTCCCCAGACCAGTCCCACCCCCGACCAGTTCCACCCCAGACCAGTCCCACCCCAGACCAGTCCCACCCCAGACCAGTCCCAGACCAGTCCCTCCCCGACCAGTTCCACCCCAGACCAGTCCCTCCCCAGACCAGTCCCACCCCAGACCAGTCCCAGACCAGTCCCACCCCAGACCAGTCCCAGACCAGTCCCACCCCAGACCAGTCCCTCCCAGACCAGTCCCACCCCAGACCAGTCCCACCCCAGACCAGTTCCACCCCAGACCAGTCCCACCCCAGACCAGTCCCAGACCAGTTCCACCCCAGACCAGTCCCACCCCAGACCAGTCCCACCCCAGACCAGTCCCAGACCAGTCCCTCCCCGACCAGTTCCACCCCAGACCAGTCCCAGACCAGTCCCACCCCAGACCAGTCCCACCCCAGACCAGTTCCACCCCAGACCAGTCCCACCCCAGACCAGTCCCAGACCAGTTCCACCCCCAGACCAGTCCCTCCCCAGACCAGTCCCACCCCCGACCAGTTCCACCCCAGACCAGTCCCACCCCAGACCAGTCCCACCCCAGACCAGTCCCAGACCAGTCCCTCCCCGACCAGTTCCACCCCAGACCAGTCCCTCCCCAGACCAGTCCCTCCCCGACCAGTTCCACCCCAGACCAGTCCCTCCCCAGACCAGTCCCACCCCAGACCAGTCCCAGACCAGTCCCTCCCCGACCAGTTCCACCCCAGACCAGTTCCACCCCAGACCAGTCCCTCCCCAGACCAGTCCCACCCCAGACCAGCCCCAGACCAGTCCCTCCCCAGACCAGTCCCTCCCAGACCAGTCCCACCCCAGACCAGCCCCAGACCAGTCCCTCCCCAGACCAGTCCCTCCCCGACCAGTTCCACCCCCAGACCAGTCCCTCCCCAGACCAGTCCCTCCCCAGACCAGTCCCTCCCCAGACCAGTCCCACCCCAGACCAGTTCCACCCCAGACCAGTCCCTCCCCGACCAGTTCCACCCCAGACCAGTCCCTCCCCGACCAGTCCCACCCCAGACCAGTCCTTCCCCAGACCCTCCCCAGACCAGTCCCTCCCAGACCAGTCCCTCCCCAGACCAGTCCCACCCCAGACCAGTCCCTCCCCGACCAGTCCCACCCCAGACCAGTCCCTCCCCGACCAGTCCCACCCCAGACCAGTCCCTCCCCAGACCAGTCCCACCCCAGACCGTGTGTGTCTTCCCTGTCCTCCCCGACCAGTCCCACCCCAGACCAGAGCCACCCCAGACCAGTCCCTCCCAGACCAGTCCCACCCCAGACCAGTCCCACCCCAGACCAGTCCCTCCCAGACCAGTCCCACCCCAGACCAGTCCCACCCCAGACCAGTCCCTCCCCAGACCAGTCCCACCCCAGACCAGTCCCTCCCCAGACCAGTCCCTCCCCAGACCAGTCCCACCCCAGACCGTGTGTGTCTTCCCTGTCCTCCCCGACCAGAGCCACCCCAGACCAGTCCCAGACCAGTCCCACCCCAGACCAGTCCCACCCCAGACCAGTCCCACCccagaccgtgtgtgtgtgtgtga